The following are encoded in a window of Cydia splendana unplaced genomic scaffold, ilCydSple1.2 scaffold_49_ctg1, whole genome shotgun sequence genomic DNA:
- the LOC134805696 gene encoding uncharacterized protein LOC134805696: MDYLYFDLAPHQGEREDTSAYAREPQPAQSRQAAYTSTPRVKKEQEERAMNDPAFMSDAAAAFQALADQLKELKRPKPPKQVYELPYFSGDTSEWQIFFKAYEETTKRYEFSDYENMARLRNALRGEARACVHHLLATASEPDLIIRILQKNFGRNDLIIDRALEEMRRLPNVGTSALDLNNFATKVANIVSTLIHVDKKNYGDNPLLIREVTERLSPHLRSKWCSYAAQNMSKGKTELTLLSKFLIEESDIELQFSHVKSSSRRPTVQREQPSRQYAPPRETQAPRHDYKYSRNYNNKVQTQSLMHKPPEKSYNITEVKSVEVCLCCGGVHRISVCKKMLGMSIGERLEWAQGNQVCFKCLERRHSRDQCQAKGCGVTGCRYVHHKLLHSNETKSKTAGFQAPPPPRSPCPPRIEPSTEACGTTDSEQTTTTTVLNTTPDQEQSTAVLLKVIPIIVEGPLKTINTYALLDDGSSISLAEQSLMEEAGITGPQIPLNVNSVLDMKSGNQFSRRVKAKVRGRNLPAYEVTFKTVEYLGLRKQTIRDDVMNCKHIVDFKKDACYDGTVRPRLLIGSDHWYLTIPEEVRVGDDTEPALVRCRLGWVVYGTTPAHFMRLLAEEEEYSALHCHTEEEVELHDLVKSHFEMDSLGIKNLNKSNPAEQRAIEIFNQTCKKIESNRYEVGQLWRKDDTTMPPSYTNAVRRLHSTERKMKRDEMYAEAYKAQIKNLVDKGYAEKVNERPDTVEEITTNHYMDDFVASFENESALVSSSLQVAECHERGGFQLRGWCSNSELLRKQIPAELQAETPAKLGNKESKILGLLWNPQTDELGFNTKLLRVPQEVKDLLRAPTKREMLSAVMSIYDPLGLLAHYTISPKCVLQKIWSKKIEWDQPLPPEDVEAFNAWLEAMDSVTALRIPRCYFAMDTKSTKQLHIFMDASTQAYACVAYWRYKVDSDYVITLIGGRSKVSPTKQLSVPRLELQALIGSRLKETILKHHRFDVEKVCMWTDSSTVLHWVRNGAKRYSMYVANRLGEIAELTRTHQWRWVPTKVNPADVASRPDMKRQLHHLKKAEHLLFQYSQKQAFPDELLRLSRGEPIPPSSRLYGLDPVLEEDGLIRMRGRINAAPVQGLNKRPIILDGRLNPRSLRWVIYQQHELHHIKGHSPTQR, from the exons ATGGATTACTT GTACTTTGACCTTGCGCCCCATCAGGGCGAGCGCGAGGACACGTCCGCCTATGCCCGCGAGCCACAGCCGGCTCAGTCGAGGCAGGCGGCCTACACGTCTACACCACGAGTGAAGAAAGAACAGGAGGAGCGCGCAATGAACGACCCGGCGTTTATGAGCGACGCCGCTGCAGCATTTCAAGCCCTCGCCGACCAACTAAAAGAGCTTAAACGCCCTAAGCCGCCAAAACAGGTATACGAGCTCCCTTATTTTAGCGGTGACACGAGCGAGTGGCAGATATTCTTCAAGGCGTACGAGGAAACAACAAAAAGGTACGAATTCAGTGACTACGAAAATATGGCGCGTCTCCGTAATGCATTACGAGGGGAGGCACGCGCCTGTGTACATCACCTGTTGGCTACGGCGTCAGAGCCTGACTTAATTATTAGAATACTACAGAAAAACTTCGGGCGAAACGATCTAATTATAGACAGAGCTTTAGAGGAAATGCGGAGATTGCCGAACGTCGGAACGAGCGCCCttgatttaaataattttgctacaaAGGTTGCAAACATTGTAAGTACCTTAATACATGTGGACAAGAAGAACTACGGAGATAACCCGCTCCTTATTAGAGAGGTAACTGAAAGGCTAAGCCCACATCTGAGGTCAAAATGGTGCTCGTACGCCGCTCAAAACATGAGTAAAGGCAAAACTGAGCTAACACTCTTATCAAAGTTTCTAATCGAGGAAAGCGACATAGAGCTGCAGTTTAGCCACGTGAAGTCGAGTTCTAGGAGGCCTACTGTGCAGCGCGAGCAGCCGTCGCGACAATACGCGCCGCCACGAGAGACTCAGGCGCCGCGACACGATTACAAGTACAGtagaaattataataataaggtTCAAACTCAATCACTGATGCACAAGCCCCCCGAGAAAAGCTATAACATAACAGAGGTGAAATCAGTAGAGGTTTGTTTGTGCTGCGGCGGAGTACACAGAATTAGTGTTTGCAAGAAAATGCTAGGTATGTCCATAGGAGAACGTCTAGAGTGGGCACAGGGAAATCAGGTATGTTTCAAATGCCTAGAAAGGAGACACAGCCGTGATCAATGCCAGGCGAAGGGCTGCGGCGTGACCGGCTGTCGCTATGTCCATCATAAGCTGCTTCATAGTAATGAAACAAAGTCTAAAACGGCGGGATTTCAAGCACCGCCCCCGCCTCGCTCTCCTTGTCCCCCTCGCATAGAGCCGAGCACAGAGGCGTGTGGTACGACTGATAGCGAGCAGACAACGACAACAACAGTACTTAACACTACACCGGATCAGGAGCAAAGTACAGCGGTTCTACTAAAGGTAATTCCGATAATCGTCGAGGGCCCGCTGAAGACGATCAATACATACGCCCTTTTAGACGATGGAAGCTCGATTTCACTGGCAGAACAATCATTAATGGAGGAAGCCGGCATCACAGGTCCACAGATTCCCCTAAATGTGAATAGCGTTTTAGATATGAAGTCTGGGAATCAATTTAGTCGCCGGGTTAAAGCGAAGGTCAGAGGTCGTAACCTGCCAGCCTACGAGGTCACGTTTAAAACAGTAGAGTATCTAGGACTACGCAAGCAAACAATACGCGATGACGTTATGAACTGCAAGCATATCGTTGATTTTAAAAAGGACGCCTGCTATGATGGCACAGTGAGGCCTAGACTATTAATAGGGTCTGATCATTGGTATTTAACTATTCCAGAGGAGGTGCGAGTAGGTGACGACACCGAGCCTGCTTTAGTACGCTGTCGTCTAGGATGGGTGGTCTACGGAACTACACCTGCCCACTTCATGCGACTACTTGCCGAAGAAGAAGAATACTCAGCACTGCACTGCCATACGGAGGAGGAGGTCGAGCTGCACGACTTAGTAAAGTCGCATTTCGAGATGGATTCATTAggtataaaaaatttaaataaaagtaacccGGCAGAGCAACGTGCGATTGAGATCTTCAACCAGACATGTAAGAAAATTGAATCAAATAGGTACGAGGTCGGTCAGCTGTGGCGTAAGGACGACACAACGATGCCGCCAAGCTACACCAACGCAGTAAGGAGGCTTCATTCAACTGAGAGAAAAATGAAACGAGACGAGATGTATGCGGAGGCATATAAAGCTCAAATAAAAAATCTGGTAGATAAAGGTTATGCTGAGAAGGTTAACGAACGCCCGGACA CTGTTGAGGAAATAACTACTAATCATTACATGGATGATTTCGTAGCAAGCTTTGAAAATGAATCTGCTTTGGTTTCCAGCTCCCTGCAAGTAGCCGAGTGCCACGAGCGCGGCGGGTTCCAGCTTCGCGGGTGGTGCTCGAACAGCGAACTACTCCGCAAGCAGATACCAGCGGAGCTGCAAGCAGAAACACCCGCGAAGCTGGGTAACAAGGAAAGTAAAATATTAGGTTTATTATGGAACCCGCAAACTGACGAACTCGGCTTTAATACGAAACTGTTAAGAGTACCTCAGGAGGTCAAGGATCTACTTAGAGCCCCGACTAAGAGAGAAATGCTGTCAGCTGTCATGTCCATATATGACCCATTAGGCTTATTAGCGCATTATACTATATCACCGAAATGTGTATTACAGAAAATATGGAGTAAGAAAATCGAATGGGACCAGCCGCTGCCACCGGAGGATGTAGAAGCCTTCAACGCCTGGCTGGAGGCGATGGACAGCGTCACGGCCTTAAGAATACCCCGGTGCTACTTCGCAATGGACACGAAGTCTACGAAACAGCTGCATATTTTCATGGACGCAAGTACTCAGGCCTACGCGTGCGTCGCGTACTGGAGATATAAGGTAGATTCAGATTATGTAATTACTCTAATCGGCGGACGGAGTAAGGTCTCCCCGACGAAGCAGCTGAGCGTCCCGAGGCTCGAATTACAGGCTCTTATAGGCTCAAGATTAAAGGAGACTATACTCAAACATCATCGTTTCGACGTTGAAAAGGTCTGTATGTGGACTGACAGCTCAACGGTTCTACATTGGGTGCGAAACGGCGCTAAACGCTACTCGATGTATGTGGCAAATAGGCTAGGCGAGATAGCAGAGCTCACTAGAACCCACCAGTGGAGATGGGTACCGACCAAGGTTAACCCGGCAGACGTGGCTAGTCGACCGGACATGAAGCGTCAG TTACACCATCTGAAGAAAGCAGAGCACCTGCTGTTCCAGTACTCACAGAAGCAAGCCTTCCCCGACGAACTACTAAGGCTGTCACGAGGGGAGCCCATACCGCCGAGCAGCCGACTCTACGGCCTGGACCCGGTGCTAGAGGAGGATGGACTGATCAGGATGCGTGGACGAATCAACGCCGCACCGGTCCAGGGGCTGAACAAGAGGCCTATCATACTGGATG GAAGGCTAAACCCGAGGTCCCTGCGATGGGTGATCTACCAGCAGCACGAATTACACCATATCAAAGGCCATTCACCCACTCAGCGGTAG